A genome region from Geminicoccus roseus DSM 18922 includes the following:
- a CDS encoding LacI family DNA-binding transcriptional regulator, translating to MSIEDKSASGRPAGVQAEAAAGRRNGRPRVTKIEDVAALVGVSASTVSRALARPDRVLPETRARILEAVRATGYTPNVAARSLRAARSMNVLVVLSSPASDDEPAEAMVTPFFNELLLGVDRALSSKGYGVLLGNLYESVEREERIVNLVSAGQVDGVLLMVGRMPKTTRHSLADSGVPMVGVTTPDFENVPVVTIDEEAAVTMAAEHLLALGHRRFGYLGGPDWHPIEQVRCRGFLAALARSGIPADAVTRYPGDFRISSGIQAAATFLAQGERPSAVFAASDEMAIGFMKEVRRGGVSIPGDLSLMGFDGIPFAEFCEPPLTTIRQPREGIGRKAAELLLRLMQGRELAPEEHAVRFAPELQTGGTTAPPGN from the coding sequence ATGAGTATCGAGGACAAGTCGGCATCGGGCAGACCGGCGGGCGTCCAGGCGGAGGCGGCCGCGGGGCGGCGCAATGGCCGCCCGCGGGTCACCAAGATCGAGGACGTCGCGGCCCTGGTCGGCGTGTCGGCCTCGACGGTGAGCCGCGCCCTGGCGCGGCCGGACCGGGTCCTTCCGGAGACCCGCGCCAGGATCCTTGAAGCGGTCAGGGCCACCGGCTACACGCCCAATGTGGCGGCGCGCTCGCTGCGGGCGGCGCGGTCGATGAACGTGCTGGTGGTGCTCTCCTCCCCGGCCAGCGACGACGAACCCGCCGAGGCGATGGTCACCCCGTTCTTCAACGAGCTCCTGCTGGGCGTCGACCGGGCGCTGTCGTCCAAAGGCTACGGCGTCCTGCTCGGCAATCTCTACGAGAGCGTAGAGCGCGAGGAGCGGATCGTGAACCTGGTCTCCGCCGGCCAGGTCGACGGCGTCCTCCTGATGGTCGGCCGGATGCCCAAGACCACCCGCCATTCGCTGGCGGATTCCGGGGTGCCGATGGTGGGGGTGACGACACCAGATTTCGAGAACGTGCCGGTGGTGACGATCGACGAGGAGGCGGCGGTGACGATGGCCGCCGAGCATCTGCTGGCGCTCGGCCATCGCCGCTTCGGCTATCTCGGTGGGCCCGACTGGCACCCCATCGAACAGGTCCGCTGCCGCGGGTTCCTGGCCGCCCTGGCGCGCAGCGGGATCCCGGCCGACGCGGTGACCCGCTATCCCGGCGACTTCCGGATCAGCTCCGGCATCCAGGCGGCAGCGACGTTCCTGGCGCAGGGCGAGCGGCCGAGCGCCGTGTTCGCCGCCAGCGACGAGATGGCGATCGGGTTCATGAAGGAGGTCCGCCGGGGCGGCGTGTCGATCCCGGGCGACCTGTCCCTGATGGGGTTCGACGGCATCCCGTTCGCCGAGTTCTGCGAGCCGCCGCTCACCACCATCCGCCAGCCGCGCGAAGGAATCGGCCGCAAGGCCGCGGAACTCCTGCTCCGGCTCATGCAGGGGCGCGAACTTGCCCCGGAGGAGCACGCGGTCCGGTTCGCGCCCGAACTGCAGACGGGCGGCACCACGGCGCCTCCCGGGAACTGA
- a CDS encoding ABC transporter substrate-binding protein, which produces MRAYRLACLATTLVVAVPTMALAEMRAEVLHWWTSGGESAAVGVFAKQFEQAGGTWVDSAIAGGQAARTAGINRIVGGNPPTAMQFNTGKQFDELVANGLLASLEEAATAQNWREVLPPALVTATTRDDKFYAVPVNIHGINWLWYNKKLFDEAGIQEPATWPEVVAAGQKLAEAGLVGLAQGGQPWQERTLFNAVLVGHGGTELFYRIYREGDQEAVESDGFRATADLFRELQRLTDEGSPGRNWNDATAMVLTGKAGMQVMGDWAKGEFAAAGQKPGEDFGCTIIGEGGYLMGGDMFVFPAAGQEEATPAQVALAEVMFAPETQVAFNQIKGSVPSRLDVDVSGMDACAQKGAAALKDPARQVPTTEMLISPDLSGALDDVITQFWNNPSMTTDEFVQRFVGAMQAAG; this is translated from the coding sequence ATGCGCGCTTATCGTCTGGCTTGTCTGGCAACCACGCTGGTGGTTGCCGTGCCGACCATGGCCCTGGCCGAGATGCGGGCCGAGGTCCTGCACTGGTGGACGTCGGGTGGCGAAAGCGCCGCCGTGGGCGTGTTCGCCAAGCAGTTCGAGCAGGCAGGAGGCACCTGGGTCGACAGCGCCATCGCCGGTGGCCAGGCGGCGCGCACCGCCGGCATCAACCGGATCGTCGGCGGCAATCCGCCGACCGCGATGCAGTTCAACACCGGCAAGCAGTTCGACGAGCTGGTGGCCAACGGGCTGCTCGCCAGCCTGGAGGAAGCCGCCACCGCCCAGAACTGGCGCGAGGTGCTGCCGCCGGCCCTGGTGACCGCCACCACCCGGGACGACAAGTTCTACGCCGTACCGGTGAACATCCACGGCATCAACTGGCTGTGGTACAACAAGAAGCTGTTCGACGAGGCCGGCATCCAGGAGCCGGCCACCTGGCCGGAGGTCGTCGCCGCCGGGCAGAAGCTGGCGGAGGCGGGGCTGGTGGGCCTGGCCCAGGGCGGCCAGCCCTGGCAGGAGCGGACCCTGTTCAACGCCGTGCTGGTCGGCCATGGCGGCACCGAGCTGTTCTACCGGATCTACCGGGAGGGCGACCAGGAGGCGGTCGAAAGCGACGGCTTCCGGGCGACCGCCGACCTGTTCCGGGAGCTCCAGCGCCTGACCGACGAAGGCAGTCCCGGCCGGAACTGGAACGACGCCACCGCCATGGTGCTGACCGGCAAGGCCGGGATGCAGGTCATGGGCGACTGGGCCAAGGGCGAGTTCGCCGCCGCCGGCCAGAAGCCCGGCGAGGATTTCGGCTGCACGATCATCGGCGAGGGCGGCTACCTGATGGGCGGCGACATGTTCGTGTTCCCCGCCGCCGGTCAGGAGGAAGCCACCCCCGCCCAGGTGGCGCTCGCCGAGGTGATGTTCGCGCCCGAGACCCAGGTCGCCTTCAACCAGATCAAGGGGTCGGTGCCGTCCCGGCTCGATGTCGACGTGTCGGGCATGGATGCCTGTGCCCAGAAGGGAGCGGCCGCGCTGAAGGATCCGGCGCGGCAGGTGCCCACCACGGAGATGCTGATCAGCCCCGACCTGTCGGGCGCCCTCGATGACGTCATCACCCAGTTCTGGAACAATCCCTCGATGACCACGGACGAGTTCGTCCAGCGGTTCGTCGGCGCCATGCAGGCTGCCGGCTGA